From the Oleiharenicola lentus genome, one window contains:
- a CDS encoding bifunctional transcriptional activator/DNA repair enzyme AdaA, protein MYRALARRDPAYEGVFLTGVKTTGIFCRPTCKAKKPLPQNVEFFPNATEALHGGYRPCRLCRPMDGTKPVPPLVEKLRRAAEAAPDGRVTDKDLVAMGVEPTTARRQFKAYHGMTFHAYQRARRMGLALRDVKSGKPVIEAQLDRGYESTSGFREAFARVFGAPPRGAQDAACLLARRLETPLGTMLALADDAGLRLLEFVDRRGLERELVGLRRRLKCAIVPGSHALLDQIATELSEYFAGRRMQFTVRLAPVGSDFQLRVWAELRRIEPGRSRSYAEMAARLGIPKGPRAVGRANGSNMLAIVIPCHRVINADGSLCGYAGGLWRKQRLLEHERKHGPA, encoded by the coding sequence ATGTATCGCGCGCTGGCCCGGCGCGATCCCGCCTACGAAGGCGTGTTCCTCACCGGCGTGAAAACCACCGGAATCTTCTGCCGGCCGACCTGCAAGGCCAAGAAACCGCTGCCGCAGAACGTGGAATTTTTCCCCAATGCCACCGAGGCACTGCACGGCGGTTATCGTCCGTGCCGGCTCTGTCGTCCGATGGATGGCACCAAGCCCGTGCCGCCGCTCGTGGAGAAGCTGCGCCGCGCCGCTGAAGCCGCGCCCGACGGCCGCGTGACCGACAAGGACCTCGTAGCCATGGGCGTCGAGCCGACGACGGCGCGCCGGCAGTTCAAGGCCTACCACGGCATGACGTTTCACGCCTACCAGCGCGCCCGGCGCATGGGGCTCGCGCTGCGCGACGTGAAATCCGGCAAACCGGTGATCGAGGCGCAGCTCGACCGGGGCTACGAATCCACCAGCGGATTTCGCGAGGCCTTCGCCCGGGTTTTCGGCGCGCCCCCGCGCGGGGCGCAGGACGCAGCCTGTCTGCTGGCTCGCCGGCTCGAAACCCCGCTCGGCACGATGCTCGCGCTGGCCGACGATGCCGGCCTGCGGCTGCTGGAGTTCGTGGACCGGCGCGGCTTGGAGCGCGAGCTGGTCGGCCTGCGCCGCCGGCTCAAGTGCGCCATCGTGCCCGGCAGCCATGCGCTGCTTGATCAGATCGCGACCGAGCTGAGCGAATATTTCGCCGGCCGGCGGATGCAATTCACGGTGCGTCTCGCCCCTGTTGGATCGGATTTCCAACTGCGCGTCTGGGCTGAGTTGCGCCGCATCGAACCCGGTCGCTCCCGCAGCTACGCCGAGATGGCGGCGCGACTGGGCATCCCCAAGGGCCCGCGTGCCGTCGGCCGGGCCAACGGCTCCAACATGCTGGCCATCGTAATTCCCTGCCATCGCGTCATCAACGCCGACGGCAGCCTTTGCGGCTACGCTGGCGGTCTCTGGCGCAAGCAGCGGTTGCTGGAGCACGAGCGGAAGCATGGCCCGGCTTAG
- a CDS encoding PQQ-dependent sugar dehydrogenase, translated as MRQTHVGYRTEIGLAGRRALALVVALTASLVPARGQTTAYRTETAFPGITFNQPLGFATPPRETDRLFVLEKPGRIQVITGLGGTPAKQLFLDLTGRVVADGEGGVLGLAFHPNFANNRFFYVFYTTNATTAAGTGLHDRVSRFTALAAPASNADILATEVPLISQFDEASNHNGGDLHFGPDNYLYIALGDEGGSNDQYNNSQRIDKDFFAGLLRIDVDQLADNLPPNPHPAVHAGTYRIPVDNPFVGAATFNGQAVNRASVRDEFWAVGLRNPWKFSFDVPTGRLLLGDVGQGAREEINLIVRGGNYGWSYREGLVAGPRSNPPAAAVFVDPIWDADRTTAGSITGGVVYRGSRFPDLAGRYIFGDYVRDRIFAMTIPVAGSVTVETLLTEDSPVAFGTDPRNGDVLIASIGAGAIRRLVSDATQPPSPPPPVVQPPTTPPPTSGGGGNGGGGGGSVSGWFLALLAGLGVLRFWRNQPVHRP; from the coding sequence ATGAGGCAGACGCATGTTGGATATCGGACAGAGATCGGATTGGCGGGTCGCAGGGCGCTGGCATTGGTGGTCGCGCTCACCGCGTCGCTGGTCCCGGCAAGGGGGCAGACCACCGCGTATCGCACGGAAACCGCGTTCCCCGGCATCACGTTCAACCAACCGCTGGGCTTCGCCACGCCACCCCGCGAGACCGACCGCCTGTTCGTGCTGGAGAAACCCGGCCGCATCCAGGTGATCACGGGCCTCGGGGGCACTCCCGCGAAGCAACTCTTCCTCGATCTTACCGGTCGGGTCGTTGCCGACGGTGAGGGCGGCGTGCTCGGCCTCGCCTTCCATCCGAATTTTGCGAACAACCGTTTCTTCTACGTCTTCTACACGACCAATGCGACCACGGCCGCGGGCACCGGTCTGCACGACCGGGTCTCGCGTTTCACGGCACTCGCCGCACCGGCCTCGAATGCCGATATCCTTGCGACCGAGGTGCCCCTGATCTCGCAGTTCGACGAGGCGAGCAACCACAACGGCGGCGACCTGCACTTCGGGCCCGACAACTACCTTTATATCGCCTTGGGCGACGAGGGCGGGAGCAACGACCAATACAACAATAGCCAGCGCATCGACAAAGATTTCTTCGCCGGTCTCCTGCGGATCGATGTGGACCAGCTCGCCGACAACCTCCCGCCCAACCCCCATCCGGCGGTGCACGCGGGCACCTACCGGATCCCGGTGGACAACCCGTTTGTCGGGGCGGCCACGTTCAACGGCCAGGCCGTCAACCGGGCGAGCGTGCGCGATGAGTTCTGGGCGGTGGGGCTGCGCAATCCCTGGAAATTTTCCTTCGATGTGCCGACCGGCCGGCTGCTGCTGGGCGATGTCGGTCAGGGCGCGCGCGAGGAGATCAATCTCATCGTCCGCGGCGGCAACTATGGTTGGAGTTATCGCGAAGGCTTGGTGGCGGGTCCGCGGTCCAACCCGCCGGCCGCGGCGGTATTTGTCGATCCCATCTGGGATGCCGATCGGACCACGGCCGGCTCGATCACCGGAGGCGTGGTCTATCGGGGCAGCCGGTTTCCGGACCTCGCCGGTCGCTATATTTTTGGCGATTATGTGCGCGACCGGATCTTCGCGATGACGATTCCGGTTGCGGGCAGCGTCACCGTCGAAACGCTGCTGACCGAGGACTCGCCCGTGGCCTTTGGCACCGATCCCCGCAATGGTGACGTGCTCATCGCCAGCATTGGGGCCGGGGCCATTCGGCGGCTGGTCTCGGACGCGACGCAGCCTCCCAGCCCGCCACCGCCCGTGGTGCAGCCACCGACCACACCACCACCCACCAGCGGCGGAGGGGGAAACGGGGGAGGAGGCGGCGGTTCCGTTTCGGGTTGGTTTCTGGCCTTGCTCGCTGGACTGGGGGTACTGCGATTCTGGCGCAACCAACCGGTCCATCGGCCCTGA